TATTGCCCAAAAATGACGCCCCCAATATCTCTTCTTTAACTCTGGAAACTCTATCTGTAATTTTCGTGAACTGCGTCCTTTCAATAATTTTACCATGCTACTTATTGATTGTGATGGACGATATTCTATATGCATATGAATATGATCTTTGGATACCACTCCTTTCAATATTAAAATATCTTCTGCTTCACATATTTGTATCAAAAGACTTCTACACCTTACTTTTATATCTCCTTCCAATACTGCATATCTATATTTTGTAGCCCATACAATATGTACTGTAAGCCGTGATACGCTATGACCATTGACTCTTTGGTATTCCATACTACAAAAGTAAACATTTTTAGAAGCTAAAGCGAAATGCACTAAAGTGCATAGTTTTAACTATTTTTGAGACCAATAAAGTAAAAGCTAAAAAAGTGTATAATTGTTTCATAGACTAAAAGTTATCTTAAGATAAAGATAGAAAAAATTTAAAACGGTTGCAAGTATTTTTTAATAAAAATTAACAACCAGCAAAAATCGTTTTCTACAAATTAGGTTGAATACCAATAAAAGCCATTAAAAACAGTATTAATTTCAGTTAATACAGATTTGTTATGTTCAGTTAAATATTAAGCAGAACAGCCAGCATTAAAATGCTGGCTGCTAGTTTTGAATATCTTTTTATACTATTTTAGTATCTATAAGTTTCTGGTTTGTATGGTCCATCAACATCTAAACTTAAATATTTACATTGGTCATCAGTTAAAACATCTAACTCCACTCCTATTTTTTTCAAATGTAATCTCGCTACTTTTTCATCTAAGTGTTTAGGCAACACATATACTTTGTTTTCATACTGCGCTCTATTTAACCATAACTCTAATTGTGCTAGTGTTTGGTTAGTAAATGAATTAGACATCACAAATGATGGATGACCTGTAGCACAACCTAGGTTAACTAATCTTCCTTCTGCTAAAACAATAACATCACTTCCATTTATAGTGTATTTATCTACTTGTGGTTTGATTTCTACTTTGGTATCGCCATAGTTTTTGTTCAACCAAGCCATATCAATTTCATTATCAAAGTGACCAATATTACAAACTATTGCTTTGTCTTTCATGTTTTTGAAATGCTCGCCATTTATAATATCCTTGTTTCCAGTAGCCGTTACAATAATATCAGCTTCTTTAACAGCATCAGCCATTTTCTTAACTTCATAACCATCCATTGCAGCTTGTAATGCACAAATTGGATCAATTTCTGTTACAATTACTCTACAACCAGCACCTCTTAATGAAGCTGCAGAACCTTTACCAACATCACCATATCCACCAACAACAGCAACTTTTCCTGCCATCATCACATCAGTAGCTCTTCTAATTGCATCAACACAAGATTCTTTACAACCATATTTATTATCAAATTTAGATTTAGTAACTGAATCGTTGATATTGATAGCTGGCATTGGAAGTGTACCTGCTTTCATTCTATCGTATAATCTGTGAACACCTGTAGTCGTTTCTTCAGACAATCCTTTGATATATTGTACTAATTCTGGATATTCATCTAACACCATATTTGTTAGATCGCCACCATCATCTAAAATCATATTTAATGGCTTGTCTTCTGAACCAAAAAATAATGTTTGTTCAATACACCAATTGAATTCTTCTTCATTCATTCCTTTCCAAGCAAAAACTGGAACACCTGCAGCAGCAATAGCAGCAGCAGCATGATCTTGAGTAGAAAAAATATTACAAGATGACCAACGAACTTCTGCACCTAAATGTACTAGTGTTTCAATTAAAACCGCTGTTTGGATAGTCATGTGTAAACAACCAGCTATTCTTGCACCTGCTAGTGGTTTTGAATTGCCATATTCTTCTCTTAAAGCCATTAGCCCTGGCATTTCTGCTTCGGCTAATTCTATTTCTTTTCTTCCCCAATCAGCTAAATTGATATCTTTAACCTTGTATGGAAGTTGTAAGTCTATACTTGTACTTGTTGCCATAAATTATTTTTATGCAAAGATATTGCCTTTGATAGAAATAGAAATTGTCATATGACAAGAAATATTAGTAAAAGTTTTAAATCAACCCAAGCCACCAAAAACGAAAGCCCATTGTAAGAAACCTGCAATTCCACCTAGTGCTGCTCCTACTAAAATTAGCTTTAGCTCTTCTGATTCAAATGCTGGACGCAATACGCCTACAAAATCTTTTGGTGGCAATTCTTGTAATTTTTCTCTTAATGTTCCTTCTATATCAAAAGTAGCATCTGTAAAATCGTGTAGATATTTAAATTTATTAGGTAAACGAGCTACCATATTTTTTACTATCATTTCTCTTAAGTCGGAATATACTTTAGAACCTTCTAGCATAGTTAAA
Above is a genomic segment from Chitinophagales bacterium containing:
- a CDS encoding adenosylhomocysteinase, translated to MATSTSIDLQLPYKVKDINLADWGRKEIELAEAEMPGLMALREEYGNSKPLAGARIAGCLHMTIQTAVLIETLVHLGAEVRWSSCNIFSTQDHAAAAIAAAGVPVFAWKGMNEEEFNWCIEQTLFFGSEDKPLNMILDDGGDLTNMVLDEYPELVQYIKGLSEETTTGVHRLYDRMKAGTLPMPAININDSVTKSKFDNKYGCKESCVDAIRRATDVMMAGKVAVVGGYGDVGKGSAASLRGAGCRVIVTEIDPICALQAAMDGYEVKKMADAVKEADIIVTATGNKDIINGEHFKNMKDKAIVCNIGHFDNEIDMAWLNKNYGDTKVEIKPQVDKYTINGSDVIVLAEGRLVNLGCATGHPSFVMSNSFTNQTLAQLELWLNRAQYENKVYVLPKHLDEKVARLHLKKIGVELDVLTDDQCKYLSLDVDGPYKPETYRY
- the tnpA gene encoding IS200/IS605 family transposase codes for the protein MEYQRVNGHSVSRLTVHIVWATKYRYAVLEGDIKVRCRSLLIQICEAEDILILKGVVSKDHIHMHIEYRPSQSISSMVKLLKGRSSRKLQIEFPELKKRYWGRHFWAIGYGCWSTGNITDEMVNEYLEHHRNPNTNSNDNFIIE